In a genomic window of Virgibacillus sp. SK37:
- the fliF gene encoding flagellar basal-body MS-ring/collar protein FliF, whose protein sequence is MKEKLLKWKETSTSWWTQRTKSQKSIFFGSILFVIILVLVLIFFTSGKTFVPLYNNLTIQEVGQIKTELDARGVEYELQDGGTTILVPEAQVDSLLVDLAGQGIPDSGNIDYSFFSENASWGVTENEFKMMKLDAMQTELSNMIGKIDGIEDAKVMINMPEEPVFVDENSQTASASIVLQTKPGYDFKNNQIESLYHLVSKAVPNLPAENIVIMDQYSNYFDQNTQTTQGTQDTYTYQQSVKRDIEKDIQRRMQQMLGAMVGIENVIVSVTSDVDFTQEQRTENIVEPVDLENMEGLPVSVETIKETYSGNPPVGGTAGTGEEDITNYPAADENGNGDYEMTKETVNNEFSRIQKDIVESPYKIRDLGIQVAVNNKKDTNDKEVQYLTQQEQTAVEQGISSILNSIVSTSVSKEYGEVNPEEKVSIIFQEFNGKPSIPESKVSAIRKWLYITGAVLLVIIILLAILLFRKRNQVEEEEVVEDITEEKVTTIPEMPDNEQSEAVIRRKQLEKIAKEKPEDFAKLLRSWIGED, encoded by the coding sequence ATGAAAGAAAAATTATTGAAATGGAAAGAAACTTCAACCAGTTGGTGGACACAGCGAACGAAAAGTCAAAAATCTATTTTCTTTGGCTCTATCTTATTTGTGATCATCTTGGTATTAGTGCTCATCTTTTTTACATCTGGAAAGACCTTCGTCCCTTTATACAATAATTTGACGATACAGGAAGTCGGTCAGATAAAAACGGAGTTAGATGCTAGGGGCGTTGAATATGAGTTACAGGATGGAGGTACAACTATCCTTGTGCCGGAAGCTCAAGTAGATTCTTTGCTTGTAGATCTGGCTGGTCAAGGAATTCCAGACAGCGGAAATATTGATTATTCTTTTTTTAGTGAGAATGCCTCCTGGGGTGTGACTGAAAATGAATTTAAAATGATGAAATTAGATGCAATGCAAACAGAACTTTCCAACATGATTGGAAAAATTGATGGTATTGAAGATGCTAAAGTAATGATTAATATGCCGGAAGAACCTGTGTTTGTTGATGAAAATTCTCAAACAGCCAGCGCATCCATTGTCCTGCAAACAAAACCTGGTTATGATTTTAAAAATAATCAAATTGAGTCTTTATATCACTTAGTATCCAAAGCTGTTCCCAATCTACCAGCAGAAAATATCGTGATTATGGATCAATACTCTAATTATTTTGACCAGAATACACAAACAACACAAGGCACCCAAGACACATATACATATCAGCAATCAGTTAAAAGGGATATAGAGAAGGACATTCAACGCAGAATGCAGCAAATGCTTGGTGCAATGGTTGGAATAGAAAATGTAATTGTTTCTGTAACCTCTGATGTTGATTTTACACAGGAACAAAGGACCGAAAATATTGTAGAACCGGTAGATTTAGAAAACATGGAGGGACTTCCTGTCAGTGTTGAAACGATTAAGGAAACTTATTCGGGCAACCCACCTGTTGGAGGTACAGCAGGAACTGGCGAGGAAGACATTACAAACTATCCCGCTGCTGATGAGAATGGAAATGGCGATTATGAAATGACGAAAGAGACTGTTAATAACGAATTTAGCAGAATCCAAAAAGATATTGTCGAAAGTCCTTATAAAATAAGGGATCTTGGCATTCAAGTTGCTGTTAATAACAAAAAAGATACAAATGATAAGGAAGTTCAATATCTTACCCAGCAGGAGCAGACAGCAGTAGAGCAAGGAATATCTTCCATTCTTAACTCAATTGTCAGTACTTCCGTAAGTAAAGAATATGGAGAGGTTAATCCAGAAGAAAAGGTTTCTATCATCTTCCAGGAATTTAATGGTAAACCGTCAATTCCAGAATCGAAGGTGAGCGCAATTCGGAAATGGTTGTATATAACAGGTGCAGTATTATTAGTGATTATTATTCTCTTAGCAATTCTACTTTTCCGAAAAAGAAACCAAGTCGAAGAAGAAGAAGTAGTTGAAGATATAACGGAAGAAAAAGTTACTACAATACCTGAAATGCCTGACAATGAACAATCAGAAGCTGTTATCCGCAGAAAACAATTAGAAAAAATAGCAAAGGAAAAACCGGAAGATTTTGCAAAATTGTTAAGAAGTTGGATTGGGGAAGATTAG
- the fliE gene encoding flagellar hook-basal body complex protein FliE, with protein sequence MKTIMNPVPNSIIPVSQEVKPKISPGKAQANFADSLKSAMNDVNKAQIASDRKTEELVNGKVDDLHDVMITAQKASITLDTTVQIQRKAIDAYNEIMRMQV encoded by the coding sequence ATGAAAACTATAATGAATCCTGTTCCTAACTCAATTATACCCGTTTCTCAGGAAGTTAAACCTAAAATTTCGCCGGGAAAAGCACAAGCTAATTTTGCAGACTCTTTAAAATCAGCGATGAACGATGTTAACAAAGCACAAATAGCTTCAGACAGAAAAACGGAAGAATTAGTGAATGGAAAAGTGGATGATTTGCATGATGTTATGATTACAGCACAAAAGGCAAGTATTACTTTGGATACAACAGTGCAAATTCAACGTAAGGCGATCGATGCTTATAATGAAATAATGCGAATGCAAGTCTAA
- the flgC gene encoding flagellar basal body rod protein FlgC: MSIFNSINSSASALTAQRLRMDVVSSNIANAQTTRASMEDGEYVPYRRKIVSMEPKQASFSSLLHKATDSSTNTGVKVSRIKEDQSPFKLVYDPAHPDANEQGYVQLPNVDPLKEMVDLMSSTRSYEANITSLNASKAMLMKALEIGK, translated from the coding sequence ATGTCAATTTTTAATTCGATAAATTCCAGTGCGAGTGCGTTAACAGCACAAAGATTACGCATGGATGTAGTATCTTCTAATATTGCAAATGCACAGACGACAAGAGCTTCCATGGAAGATGGAGAATATGTGCCTTACAGACGGAAAATAGTTTCAATGGAACCAAAGCAAGCTAGTTTCAGCTCTTTATTACATAAAGCTACAGATTCAAGTACAAATACAGGGGTAAAAGTTTCCCGGATTAAGGAAGACCAGTCACCATTTAAATTAGTTTATGATCCTGCACATCCCGATGCAAATGAACAAGGTTATGTTCAGCTTCCGAATGTTGATCCATTAAAGGAAATGGTCGATTTAATGAGCTCCACTCGCTCCTATGAGGCAAATATTACTTCTTTAAATGCAAGTAAGGCTATGTTAATGAAAGCATTAGAAATTGGAAAATAA